The Acidimicrobiia bacterium sequence GCAAGGCGCTCGAACAGGTGAGGCCCATCCGCGACGAGATCGACCGCCGAGTCCGCGCCCTTCTCGAGGAGCTCGTACCGGCCGGCACGTGATCGCTCGCGACCGCGCGCATCGGTTCAGCGACCGGTTCGCGGAACGAAGAAGATCACACTCACGCCGATGAGCACGATTGCTGCGCCGAGCCAGTCGAAGCGATCGGGTCGGTGACCGTCGATCCACCATCCCCACAGCAGGCTCGCGACCACGAAGACGCCACCGTACGCGGCGTAGACCCGCGCGAAGGAACCGCCGCGTTGCAGCGTCGGGATCACGCCATACCCGACGAGCACGACGCCCCCCAGCAGACCGATCCACCACGCCGAGCCCGTGCGCAGCCATCGCCACATCAGGTAGCCGCCTCCGATCTCGGCGACACCGGCGGCTACGAAGAGGCCGATCGCGCGCAACGGATTCATCCGCGCACGGTAGCGACAGCTCGGGAGCGTCACTCGATTGGTGAGCGGCCCGTGTCCGACGAGTCGTCAGTGGCCCAGCGTGAGCCGCAGTCCGTCGATGTCAGCGTTCAGGTGCGCGAGCACTCGCGCCGCTGTGGTGTCGGTGCGTGCGAGGACGGCGAGCGCGAGGTGCCGGGTCGTGATCAAGCCCGGCACGGCGGCGCCCCGCGCGATCTCGAAGCACCGCTTCGCTCTCGGCGACAAGGGGAGTGGGCCCACGACGATCGGGCCCGTGCGACAACCCCGTGCACGTCGCCGAAGCCGGCGAGCCCGCTTTGGTGCTGTCCGGCGATCGAGAGCGCCGCGACCGAACGTCGCTTCGACGCGGGCGCGGACCGTGTCGAGGTCGATCCCGATCATCGCGAGCGCGTCCCGGTCCGAGACGGTGACGCCGACGATTTCGGTGATCGCGGCAGTGACGCTCGTCGGTGTGAGCCCGTGGGCGTGGAGGGTCGCAGCGGTGTCGTCCCCGGTGCGGGTCAGCGCGACGAGGAGGTGCTCGCAGCCGATCCAGGTATGACCCAGGCGTCGGGCCTCCGTCTCAGCCTCGGCGACGACTGCCCGCGTCTGTGGGGTGCAACGTTCGAACACGCCGGTCACCTCCTCCGGGCGTGCTTGCGGTGCACCGTCTGCTTCGTCACACCGAGACAGCGCGCGATCTCCTGCCACGACCAGCCCTGGGCCCGCGCGTTGTCGACCTGCAACTCCTCGAGTCGCTCGAGCAGGTTCCGGAGCGCGCCGACCGCTCGCAAGCCAACACTCGCGTCCTTGCTCGCCGCGCGCCGTGCCAGATCGACAGCATCGGCCACGGTGTCAGCATACGCTGACGGTCGGGTGCCGTCAACATGTGCTGACGCGTCGCGCAACGGGCGGGTCTGATTGTTGTTCGGGTCAGGGCGCCGTGGCGGACGGCGGCGCTGCCAAGCAGTACCGCCGCAACCTGACGGCGCTGCGCGCGCGCGGGCCGGCCGCGCTGAGCATTCGCTGCGCAGGGCTGCTTGCGACACCGCCGACACAACGGGTTGTTAGATCAGGTTGTCCTGTTATATTGTCGGAGGGTGACCGCAACCCGGCAAGCCGGTAGCGAACTCGACGTCGCCACTGCGCGTTTCTTTCGGGTGCTCGGCGACCCGACGCGGTTGAGGATTCTGGAGTTGCTGGTGGATGCGCCGCGCACCGTGTCCGAGCTCGTCGAGGCGCTGAATTGTCCGCAGAGCCGGGTCTCGAACCACTTGGCGTGCTTGCGGTGGTGCGAGTTCGTCGACGCGGAACGCCACGGCCGGCAGGTGACGTATCGGATTTGTGATCAGCGGGTGCGTGGGCTTGTCGAGGCCGCCCGGTCGATGGCCGCCGAACACTGCGATCACCTGGTCTCGTGCCAGCGCATCGGACCCGACTGGATCTAGGAGCAGGCGCGATGACGTACGACTACGACTTGGCGGTAATTGGTTCCGGTGGCGCGGCCTTCGCCGCGGCGATCGAAGCCAGCCGTCTCAACGCGCGCGTCGTTCTCATCGAGCGGGCCATCGTCGGCGGTACCTGCGTCAACATCGGCTGTGTTCCGTCCAAGGCGCTGCTGGCCGCGGCGCACACCTACCACCACGCCGCGTCGCATCCCTTTGCCGGCGTGCCCACCGCCGTCGGATCCGTCGATCTCCCCGCGCTGATCGCTCAGAAGAACGAGTTGATCGCCGACCTGCGCCAGCACAAGTACCTCGATCTCGCTGAGCACTACGGGTTCGAGATCATTCACGACGAGGCGCGCTTCAAGGATGCTGACACCCTGGTCGTCGACGGCCGCGAACTGCACGCACGCGCGTACGTGATCGCCACCGGCGCCGCCCCCGCCGTCCCCGTCCTACCCGGACTGCATGAAGCGGGTCATCTGACGTCCACCACGGCGATGGAACAGAAGAGCGTGCCCCAACGGCTGATCACCATCGGCGGCGGTTTCGTCGGTTTGGAGCAGAGCCAGTTGTGGGCGCGGCTCGGCGCGCAGGTCACGATCATCGGTCGGTTGGCACCGCGGGCGGAACCCGAGCTGGCGAGCCGACTGCGCCAGATCCTGATCGACGAAGGCATCCGCGTCGTCAACGCCCGCGCCACCGTCGTCGAGCAGCGGGGCGAGACCCGCGTGGTTCACACCGACCGCGGCGACGCCGTCGAAGGTGACGCCATTCTGGTGGCGACCGGCCGCCAGGCTCGCGTCGACGCCCTCGAACTCGGCGCCGCAGACGTCGCGCTCGACGACCGCGGCTTCATCAAGGTCGACGACGAGCTGCGTACCTCCAACCCGAAGGTCTTCGCGGCCGGTGACGTCGCTGGCGGACAACAGTTCGTCTATGTGGCTGCCGCGCAAGGACACGTGGCTGCTCGCAACGCGCTGCGCGGGACTCGTGAACAGGTCGACTATCGGGGTCTGCCTGACGTCGTCTTCACCGACCCGCAACTGGCCAGAGCCGGTCTCACCGAAGCCGAAGCCCTCGCCGCTGGCTACCAGTGCGACTGCCGCCTGCTGGACCTCGCCCATGTTCCGCGGGCGTTGGTCGATCACGACACCCGCGGCGCCCTCAAGTTGGTGGCCGATCGCGCCACCGGCAAGGTCTTGGGCGTTCATGCCTTGGCCGACGGTGCCGGCGACCTCATCCTGGCTGGCGTCTACGCCATCAAGAGCGGCCTGACCGTCACGGATCTGGCCACGACCTGGGCGCCGTACCTCACCATGAGCGAAGCGCTGCGCCTCGTGGCGCAGTCGTTCACCACACCGGTTGACGAGCTGTCGTGCTGCGCGGCCTGAGGTGCAACACACGATGACCCGAGGAGCACAGCTGCCGGATCGCCGCCACGACCGCCAGCCCGGTCTGGGTGACGTCAAGTGGTTGCCGCTGCTGCTCATCCCGGTTGTCTGCTGCGCGCTTCCAGCGCTGCTCGTCGCGGTAGCCGCGGCGAGCGCTGCCGCACTCGGTGCCGGCATCGCCGTCGTGGCCGTGCTCGTGCTCGCCGCCGGGGTGTTGGTCGTGCGCTACCGCAGACGCTGTCGAACCGAGC is a genomic window containing:
- a CDS encoding YnfA family protein encodes the protein MNPLRAIGLFVAAGVAEIGGGYLMWRWLRTGSAWWIGLLGGVVLVGYGVIPTLQRGGSFARVYAAYGGVFVVASLLWGWWIDGHRPDRFDWLGAAIVLIGVSVIFFVPRTGR
- a CDS encoding Clp protease N-terminal domain-containing protein → MPGLITTRHLALAVLARTDTTAARVLAHLNADIDGLRLTLGH
- a CDS encoding helix-turn-helix domain-containing protein — encoded protein: MADAVDLARRAASKDASVGLRAVGALRNLLERLEELQVDNARAQGWSWQEIARCLGVTKQTVHRKHARRR
- a CDS encoding metalloregulator ArsR/SmtB family transcription factor, with the protein product MTATRQAGSELDVATARFFRVLGDPTRLRILELLVDAPRTVSELVEALNCPQSRVSNHLACLRWCEFVDAERHGRQVTYRICDQRVRGLVEAARSMAAEHCDHLVSCQRIGPDWI
- the merA gene encoding mercury(II) reductase, whose protein sequence is MTYDYDLAVIGSGGAAFAAAIEASRLNARVVLIERAIVGGTCVNIGCVPSKALLAAAHTYHHAASHPFAGVPTAVGSVDLPALIAQKNELIADLRQHKYLDLAEHYGFEIIHDEARFKDADTLVVDGRELHARAYVIATGAAPAVPVLPGLHEAGHLTSTTAMEQKSVPQRLITIGGGFVGLEQSQLWARLGAQVTIIGRLAPRAEPELASRLRQILIDEGIRVVNARATVVEQRGETRVVHTDRGDAVEGDAILVATGRQARVDALELGAADVALDDRGFIKVDDELRTSNPKVFAAGDVAGGQQFVYVAAAQGHVAARNALRGTREQVDYRGLPDVVFTDPQLARAGLTEAEALAAGYQCDCRLLDLAHVPRALVDHDTRGALKLVADRATGKVLGVHALADGAGDLILAGVYAIKSGLTVTDLATTWAPYLTMSEALRLVAQSFTTPVDELSCCAA